Proteins encoded together in one Prochlorococcus marinus str. GP2 window:
- a CDS encoding extracellular solute-binding protein, with product MQKLKKFIYSALACTFLVNVYLPANSTEKEVRVYSGRHYNTDRNVYKKFAEETGIKVRLIEAAGISLLERLKREGRNSQADLILLVDAARITNAAKAGLLQSINSTSLEDDVPNGLKDPRKQWYALTRRVRVMVANPKVVDVSKIKDYTDLADPSLKGKVCLRNRKSPYNQSLVSNQIINKGTESTKNWLNGMISNVSQPFFPGDISIVRAVSKRKCGIGIVNHYYVARMLAGVNGRRDALYAKKTTVLTPNPAHVNISAGGIAKYAANKDNAIKLLEFLASPVGSTGLAAPTFEHPLREVNQNEIVKNFGDFMPDNVSMEELGEKNSLAIKMMKDAGWE from the coding sequence GTGCAAAAACTTAAAAAATTTATTTATTCTGCTTTAGCTTGTACTTTTCTAGTGAATGTTTATTTACCTGCTAATTCAACAGAAAAAGAAGTTAGAGTTTATTCAGGCAGACATTACAATACAGATAGAAATGTTTATAAAAAATTTGCAGAGGAAACTGGCATTAAAGTTCGATTAATTGAGGCAGCTGGGATCTCATTATTAGAGAGATTAAAAAGAGAAGGTAGAAACTCCCAAGCTGACTTAATTTTGCTAGTTGATGCAGCAAGAATAACTAACGCCGCAAAAGCTGGTTTATTACAGAGCATTAATTCAACTAGTCTGGAAGATGATGTCCCTAATGGACTAAAAGATCCAAGAAAGCAATGGTACGCTTTAACAAGAAGAGTAAGAGTTATGGTGGCCAATCCAAAAGTTGTGGATGTGAGTAAAATAAAAGATTATACCGATTTGGCGGACCCTTCTTTAAAAGGAAAAGTATGTTTAAGGAATAGAAAAAGTCCTTATAATCAATCTTTAGTATCTAATCAAATAATTAATAAAGGTACAGAGTCTACAAAAAATTGGCTTAATGGGATGATTTCAAATGTTTCACAACCTTTTTTCCCAGGTGATATTTCAATTGTTAGAGCAGTTTCTAAAAGAAAATGTGGTATTGGAATTGTTAATCACTACTATGTAGCACGAATGTTAGCAGGCGTTAATGGCAGAAGAGATGCTTTATATGCAAAAAAAACAACAGTACTTACTCCTAACCCCGCGCATGTAAATATTAGTGCTGGAGGAATTGCAAAATATGCAGCAAATAAAGATAACGCAATTAAGTTACTTGAATTCTTAGCCTCTCCGGTAGGAAGTACAGGTTTAGCTGCTCCAACTTTTGAACATCCTTTGAGGGAAGTTAATCAGAATGAAATAGTAAAAAACTTTGGAGATTTTATGCCTGATAATGTGTCTATGGAAGAACTTGGAGAAAAGAATTCACTTGCAATTAAAATGATGAAAGACGCAGGTTGGGAATAA
- a CDS encoding FkbM family methyltransferase → MDKKAKKFKINFNDGKSSFIDENTLKYIINLQNALKNQIFIPKFYDLTKSLNKYNQELLDFYSFIFKNREISHSQLFQDLFVLFKLGNKRKGRFLEFGATNGKELSNSYLLEKNFEWEGVLAEPSPQWKKSLKENRPRTKIINECIYSESGEMIDFFVSNKGVFSTINEFKESDIESMPGNTKARNEEGFTVKVPTISLNDVFIKHFNGEKIDYMSVDTEGSELLILSKFNFEKYGPKIVTVEHNFTSAQKNLDNLFKENNYKRFFPQQTQFDSWYIRN, encoded by the coding sequence ATGGATAAAAAAGCTAAAAAATTCAAAATAAACTTTAATGATGGGAAATCATCTTTCATTGATGAAAATACTCTGAAATATATTATTAATTTGCAAAATGCATTAAAAAATCAAATATTCATTCCCAAATTCTATGATTTAACTAAATCATTAAATAAGTATAATCAAGAGTTATTAGATTTTTATAGTTTCATATTTAAAAATAGGGAAATATCCCATTCACAATTATTTCAAGATCTCTTTGTACTTTTTAAATTAGGGAATAAGAGAAAGGGCAGATTTTTAGAATTTGGAGCAACAAATGGCAAAGAGCTTTCAAATAGCTATTTACTTGAAAAAAACTTTGAATGGGAAGGTGTCCTTGCAGAACCTAGTCCTCAATGGAAAAAAAGCTTAAAAGAAAATCGTCCAAGAACAAAAATAATAAATGAATGTATATACTCAGAAAGTGGAGAAATGATAGACTTTTTTGTTTCAAACAAAGGGGTTTTTTCAACTATCAACGAATTTAAAGAGTCAGACATTGAATCAATGCCAGGCAATACAAAAGCAAGAAATGAAGAAGGCTTTACAGTAAAAGTTCCGACAATTTCACTAAATGATGTTTTCATTAAACACTTTAACGGTGAAAAAATAGACTATATGTCTGTTGACACAGAGGGCAGTGAGCTATTAATTCTGTCAAAATTTAACTTTGAAAAATATGGTCCTAAAATTGTAACTGTGGAACATAATTTCACATCTGCACAAAAAAATCTAGATAATTTATTTAAGGAAAACAACTATAAAAGATTTTTCCCTCAGCAAACTCAATTTGATTCCTGGTACATAAGGAATTAA